The Caulifigura coniformis genome includes a region encoding these proteins:
- a CDS encoding DUF1501 domain-containing protein, whose protein sequence is MAIFHPRLQPRRTFLADMGMGFAGLALGAMLNRDGVARADWTPPDGKPHSPAKAKSVIWLFMNGGVSQMESFDPKPMLTKYGGKTIAETPFADTQDPKKLALAKVSAPDANGVQRNTLYPLQVGFRKHGESGIEVSDWFPHVAGQVDKLAVVRSMWTTDSNHGAQTQFHSGRHLNDGTFPTLGAWVHYGLGSLNENLPQFISIGTREYWNRRDGFYLGPAHDAVPLRIDPASPLDFSKPQRPRQPDSMEIGRELLGELNSLRGVEYPNDPAMAARIASYELAFRMQTSIPDIVNFSEETAQTQSLYGIDKPHCKEFGMQLLAARRLVERGVRFIQIQHGGGGAGAWDAHSKLKSNHEELSLAVDQPIGALLQDLDQRGLLDETLVIFCTEFGRTPGTQGADGRDHHIFGFTVWMAGGGLKRGVVHGATDEIGFHAVENRHYVTDAHATILHQLGLDSRRLEIPGRKRLEIDHGKPIHEIIA, encoded by the coding sequence ATGGCCATCTTTCATCCCCGGCTCCAGCCGCGTCGAACGTTCCTGGCCGACATGGGAATGGGCTTCGCCGGCCTGGCCCTGGGCGCGATGCTGAACCGCGACGGCGTCGCCCGCGCCGATTGGACGCCCCCCGATGGAAAGCCGCATTCGCCTGCCAAGGCGAAGAGCGTGATCTGGCTGTTCATGAATGGCGGCGTGAGCCAGATGGAGAGCTTCGATCCCAAACCGATGCTGACGAAGTACGGTGGCAAGACGATCGCGGAAACACCTTTCGCCGACACCCAGGATCCGAAGAAGCTGGCGCTTGCCAAGGTCTCGGCGCCGGATGCCAACGGGGTCCAGCGGAATACGCTGTATCCCCTGCAGGTCGGATTCCGGAAGCATGGCGAGAGCGGGATCGAAGTCAGTGACTGGTTCCCACATGTCGCCGGACAGGTCGACAAGCTCGCAGTCGTCCGCTCGATGTGGACCACCGACAGCAACCACGGCGCCCAGACCCAGTTTCACAGCGGCCGGCATCTGAACGACGGCACGTTCCCCACGCTCGGCGCCTGGGTGCATTACGGGCTCGGCTCACTCAACGAAAACCTGCCCCAGTTCATCTCGATCGGCACTCGCGAATACTGGAACCGGCGCGACGGGTTCTACCTCGGCCCTGCCCATGATGCGGTCCCCCTGCGGATCGATCCCGCCAGCCCGCTCGACTTCAGCAAGCCGCAACGTCCCCGGCAGCCGGACTCCATGGAAATCGGCCGCGAACTCCTGGGAGAACTGAACTCGCTGCGGGGAGTCGAGTATCCGAACGATCCCGCAATGGCGGCCCGGATCGCGTCGTATGAACTCGCATTCCGGATGCAGACATCCATCCCCGACATCGTCAATTTCTCCGAGGAGACAGCGCAGACACAGTCCCTGTATGGCATCGACAAGCCCCACTGCAAAGAGTTCGGGATGCAGCTTCTCGCGGCCCGCCGGCTCGTCGAGCGAGGCGTGCGCTTTATCCAGATCCAGCATGGCGGCGGCGGAGCAGGGGCCTGGGACGCTCACAGCAAGCTGAAGAGCAATCACGAGGAACTTTCGCTCGCCGTCGATCAGCCGATCGGCGCACTCCTGCAGGATCTGGATCAGCGCGGGCTGCTCGACGAGACCCTCGTGATCTTCTGCACCGAGTTCGGCCGCACTCCAGGCACGCAGGGCGCGGATGGACGCGATCACCACATCTTCGGATTCACCGTCTGGATGGCCGGCGGCGGACTGAAGCGCGGAGTCGTCCACGGCGCAACCGACGAAATCGGCTTTCATGCCGTGGAGAACCGGCACTACGTCACCGACGCCCACGCCACGATCCTGCACCAGCTCGGACTCGACTCGCGGCGGCTCGAAATCCCCGGACGCAAACGGCTCGAAATCGACCACGGAAAGCCGATCCACGAGATCATCGCCTGA
- a CDS encoding DoxX family membrane protein has protein sequence MRLVNDWKRISLAAVILIVLLRLSIGWQFLYEGLWKYDQLKGPNPWSAEGYLKAAQGPFRDHFRNMTGDPDDLGWFDFDTVNNRWTRWRDTFVAHYGLNEKQVATLDQLLTGPKDYRVSLPQLPPKVAELDRFVRDELRSGPKLSYDAARKQLVLDASTPLKPDETTLLLAASDLKRNEQGELVAKENAPEGALNDVSRAWYLAIETLDSQASKLPYRSKLLAQLKGDPDKVGVIAKADQRYAPVMGTERSDGKTVEMIKYGEIQEYKDMLAAYKAAEKKAKTDFELAHLEATWAKIQAKRTGLAGPIKALEKSLKDDATKMLTREQLGRGPAPREVTPLTKASDMAMWSLLILGPLLLVGLCTRLAAVAGAAMLLSFYLVVPPWPGVPQPPGPEHSFIVNKNLIEVIALLAIAFMPTGSWFGLDGIFRWLFRRGKAPATK, from the coding sequence ATGCGACTGGTGAACGACTGGAAACGTATTTCGCTGGCAGCGGTGATTTTGATCGTCCTGCTCCGGCTTTCGATTGGCTGGCAGTTTCTTTACGAAGGGCTGTGGAAGTACGACCAGTTGAAGGGGCCGAATCCGTGGTCGGCGGAAGGTTATCTCAAGGCGGCGCAGGGGCCGTTCCGGGATCATTTCCGGAACATGACGGGCGATCCTGATGACCTGGGCTGGTTCGACTTCGACACGGTCAACAATCGCTGGACGCGGTGGCGCGATACGTTCGTTGCGCATTACGGACTGAACGAGAAGCAGGTTGCAACCCTCGATCAGCTGCTGACTGGTCCGAAGGACTACCGCGTCAGCCTGCCGCAGCTCCCCCCCAAGGTGGCGGAACTGGATCGCTTCGTGCGGGACGAACTCCGAAGCGGGCCGAAGCTCTCCTACGACGCTGCAAGGAAGCAGCTGGTGCTTGATGCCTCGACGCCGCTGAAGCCGGACGAGACGACGTTGTTGCTTGCCGCGTCCGATCTGAAGCGGAATGAACAGGGGGAACTCGTTGCCAAGGAGAACGCTCCGGAGGGAGCGTTGAACGACGTCAGCAGGGCGTGGTATCTCGCGATCGAGACTCTGGACAGCCAGGCCTCGAAGCTCCCGTATCGATCGAAGCTGCTGGCTCAATTGAAGGGTGACCCGGACAAGGTCGGCGTGATCGCGAAGGCGGATCAGCGTTATGCGCCCGTCATGGGGACGGAGCGGTCCGACGGCAAGACGGTCGAGATGATCAAGTACGGCGAGATCCAGGAATACAAGGACATGCTCGCCGCCTACAAAGCGGCGGAGAAGAAGGCGAAGACCGACTTCGAGCTGGCGCACCTGGAAGCGACCTGGGCGAAGATCCAGGCAAAGCGGACGGGCCTGGCCGGTCCAATCAAGGCGTTGGAGAAGTCGTTGAAGGACGACGCCACGAAGATGCTGACGCGGGAGCAACTCGGCCGCGGTCCGGCCCCGCGAGAAGTCACGCCGTTGACCAAGGCGAGCGACATGGCAATGTGGTCATTGCTGATTCTTGGCCCGCTGCTGCTGGTCGGGCTGTGCACGCGGCTCGCCGCGGTTGCGGGGGCGGCGATGCTGCTTTCGTTTTACCTGGTCGTCCCGCCGTGGCCAGGCGTGCCGCAGCCGCCGGGACCGGAGCACTCATTCATCGTCAACAAGAACCTCATCGAGGTGATTGCGCTGCTGGCGATCGCGTTCATGCCGACGGGGTCGTGGTTCGGACTCGACGGCATTTTTCGGTGGCTGTTCCGCCGCGGGAAAGCACCGGCGACGAAGTAG
- a CDS encoding DUF1553 domain-containing protein yields MRVLRQILTSAAWLACLHSGFAFADDPAANYLARVKPLLKGRCYACHGALKQEAGLRLDTASLIHKGGDSGAAIAPGDQVSTSLLLQRVSSTDVATRMPPEHEGEPFKPEEIELLKHWIAAGAPAPPDEQPETDPKDHWAFRAVVRPAEPAVKNTAWVRNPIDAWISNGHEQHGLSPQPEASRSILLRRLSMDLIGLPPTAEELAVFEADTSPNWYENAVERLLDDPRHGERWARHWMDVWRYSDWWGLGAQLRNSQKHMWHWRDWIVESLNADVPYDEMVRLMLAADELAPEDPGKLRATGFLARNYYIFNRTSWMDDVVTHVSKGLLGLTVNCAKCHDHKFDPITQQDFYRMRAFFEPYHVRLDMVPGETSLDRNGIPRVFDGRPETPTYLFTRGDEAAPDQSKPISPGIPDLLAFDDLDIKPVDLPESSWKPGLQPWVLANHRADATRRLKAAEDKRDQLVKQSKPSPTPAVDTPPVIEMFAALDETLWAVNGTGWSQQAGKVEQKQDGQVSSTLTLLAPAPQDFDAHLRFQLLGGSRWRSVILRFDVDPALVSGSGEVLEGQQVYLSGATSDSKLQGSFIQAGKSHYPADARKPFVVEVGKEYTLQVQARGTLINASVNGRHVLSWRTPVARRAGAVQISTFDALAVFHEFKLSPLDASVSLLEPNGSPALPLEEELALAESDVRVAKADWRRLELQAAAVRAGHEKPEAQAQEANVAAIRAERELEVEKARHDLLMAEQSLKRAPDDKRADAEKKLESASATLKQKTETLQAAVQPTDQFTPPEGAKWTATRFDFTGKDDPEVAFARTSTGRRSALARWITDRRNPLTARVAVNHLWNRHFGTPLVATPFDLGRNTPDPTHPELIDWLASELMDNQWSMKHLHRLIVTSATYRMSSTLAQADEKAARDPDNRYWWRRTPIRIESQAVRDAILSLAGTLDPTIGGPSVPTNEQEASKRRSLYFFHSNNDRNLFLTMFDEADVTECYRREQSVVPQQALALTNSAIVIDSSRQIADRIAAQSNGDVDFINRAFMLILAISPREAEIAASRNSLDRWSKVANGSPEQARANLVWILLNHNDFVTLR; encoded by the coding sequence ATGCGTGTTTTGCGACAGATCCTGACGAGTGCCGCATGGCTGGCATGTCTCCACTCCGGTTTTGCATTCGCCGACGACCCCGCGGCCAACTATCTCGCCAGGGTGAAGCCGCTCCTCAAGGGGCGCTGCTACGCCTGTCACGGCGCGCTCAAGCAGGAAGCCGGTCTTCGCCTCGATACGGCCAGCCTGATCCACAAAGGGGGAGACTCCGGTGCCGCGATTGCGCCGGGAGATCAGGTCTCTACCAGCCTGCTCCTGCAGCGAGTCTCGTCGACCGACGTCGCCACCCGCATGCCTCCTGAGCACGAAGGGGAGCCCTTCAAGCCGGAAGAGATCGAGCTGCTGAAGCACTGGATCGCCGCCGGCGCCCCGGCCCCTCCGGACGAACAACCCGAGACCGATCCGAAGGACCACTGGGCGTTTCGCGCTGTCGTCCGGCCAGCCGAACCAGCAGTGAAGAACACCGCCTGGGTTCGCAATCCGATTGACGCCTGGATCTCAAACGGGCACGAGCAGCACGGGCTGTCGCCTCAACCCGAAGCATCACGGAGCATCCTGCTGCGCCGGCTGTCGATGGACCTGATCGGCCTTCCCCCCACGGCGGAGGAGCTGGCCGTCTTCGAAGCCGACACTTCCCCCAACTGGTACGAGAACGCCGTCGAACGCCTGCTGGACGATCCGCGCCACGGCGAACGCTGGGCCCGTCACTGGATGGATGTGTGGCGCTACAGCGACTGGTGGGGCCTCGGCGCGCAATTGCGGAACAGCCAGAAGCACATGTGGCACTGGCGCGACTGGATCGTCGAATCGCTGAACGCGGACGTCCCCTACGACGAAATGGTCCGCCTGATGCTCGCCGCCGATGAACTTGCGCCGGAGGATCCGGGGAAGCTGCGGGCAACCGGTTTCCTCGCCCGGAACTACTACATCTTCAACCGCACGAGCTGGATGGACGACGTCGTCACCCATGTCAGCAAAGGACTGCTCGGCTTGACCGTGAACTGCGCGAAGTGCCACGACCACAAGTTTGATCCGATTACGCAGCAGGACTTCTACCGCATGCGTGCCTTCTTCGAGCCATACCACGTGCGGCTCGACATGGTGCCCGGTGAAACCAGCCTCGACCGGAACGGCATCCCGCGCGTGTTCGATGGCCGGCCGGAAACGCCGACCTATCTCTTCACCAGGGGCGATGAAGCCGCGCCCGATCAGTCGAAACCGATTTCCCCAGGCATTCCCGACCTCCTCGCCTTCGACGATCTCGACATCAAACCTGTCGACCTCCCGGAATCGAGCTGGAAGCCCGGCCTGCAACCGTGGGTTCTCGCCAACCATCGAGCCGATGCGACCCGTCGGCTCAAGGCGGCCGAAGACAAACGGGATCAACTCGTGAAGCAGTCGAAACCTTCTCCGACGCCCGCGGTCGACACCCCACCTGTGATCGAGATGTTTGCCGCCCTGGACGAAACCCTTTGGGCCGTGAATGGAACAGGCTGGAGCCAGCAGGCGGGCAAGGTCGAGCAGAAACAGGACGGACAGGTCTCATCCACATTAACCCTGCTCGCGCCCGCGCCTCAGGATTTCGACGCCCACCTGCGGTTCCAGCTTCTGGGTGGATCGCGCTGGCGAAGCGTCATCCTCCGTTTCGATGTCGATCCCGCCCTTGTCTCTGGTTCGGGTGAAGTGCTGGAAGGCCAGCAGGTCTATCTTAGTGGAGCGACCAGCGACTCGAAGCTTCAGGGCTCGTTCATTCAGGCCGGGAAGTCGCACTACCCGGCCGACGCCCGTAAGCCGTTCGTGGTCGAGGTCGGCAAGGAATACACGCTTCAAGTCCAGGCGCGTGGAACCTTGATCAACGCCTCCGTGAACGGCAGACACGTCCTGTCGTGGAGGACGCCCGTCGCCCGGCGTGCCGGCGCCGTACAGATCTCCACGTTCGATGCACTGGCCGTTTTCCACGAGTTCAAATTGTCTCCGCTGGATGCCTCTGTTTCCCTGCTGGAACCGAACGGCTCCCCTGCACTTCCGCTCGAAGAAGAACTGGCCCTGGCGGAATCCGACGTCCGTGTTGCGAAGGCCGATTGGAGACGCCTCGAACTCCAGGCTGCCGCCGTCAGGGCAGGGCACGAGAAACCTGAAGCTCAGGCTCAGGAAGCGAATGTCGCCGCGATTCGCGCCGAGCGCGAACTCGAGGTCGAGAAGGCCCGGCACGATCTCCTCATGGCCGAGCAGTCCCTCAAGCGCGCGCCCGACGACAAGCGGGCCGACGCGGAAAAGAAGCTCGAATCGGCCAGCGCCACACTCAAGCAGAAAACCGAGACGCTTCAGGCAGCGGTCCAGCCGACGGACCAGTTCACCCCTCCGGAGGGCGCGAAGTGGACGGCCACACGTTTTGACTTCACCGGCAAGGACGATCCCGAGGTGGCATTCGCCCGGACGAGCACCGGACGCCGTTCCGCCCTCGCAAGGTGGATCACCGATCGTCGCAACCCGCTCACGGCCCGCGTCGCCGTGAATCACCTCTGGAACCGGCACTTCGGAACGCCGCTGGTGGCAACACCCTTCGACCTCGGCCGCAACACTCCCGATCCCACTCATCCCGAACTCATCGACTGGCTCGCCTCCGAGTTGATGGACAACCAGTGGAGCATGAAGCACCTCCACCGACTCATCGTCACATCAGCGACCTATCGCATGTCGTCGACTCTCGCGCAGGCGGACGAGAAAGCCGCCAGGGATCCCGACAACCGGTACTGGTGGCGTCGGACGCCGATCCGCATCGAGTCGCAGGCCGTCCGGGATGCGATCCTTTCCCTGGCGGGAACGCTCGACCCGACCATCGGCGGGCCGTCCGTTCCAACCAATGAACAAGAAGCTTCGAAACGCCGCAGCCTCTACTTCTTCCATTCGAACAACGACCGGAACCTGTTCCTCACGATGTTCGACGAGGCGGATGTCACCGAATGCTACCGGCGGGAGCAGAGCGTCGTTCCCCAGCAGGCGCTCGCACTCACCAACAGCGCGATCGTCATCGATTCGTCCCGCCAGATCGCCGATCGCATCGCCGCACAGTCAAACGGGGATGTCGATTTCATCAACAGGGCATTCATGCTCATTCTCGCGATCTCTCCGAGAGAAGCGGAGATCGCCGCGAGCCGGAATTCACTCGATCGCTGGTCGAAAGTCGCGAATGGATCCCCCGAGCAGGCGCGCGCGAACCTGGTCTGGATTCTTCTGAACCACAACGACTTCGTCACGCTGCGTTAA
- a CDS encoding FAD:protein FMN transferase, with amino-acid sequence MSTPSPSRRDFLSGRSARRVVEAAGDVIADRITEEKRVPMAGDTIRLETQAMACPWNVIMNPGPPDQVMKASDAFEVVHDVESQLTVYRAESEISQVNFHAAEGPVEVSQELFDFLDRARKLSLETNGAFDPATGALLRTWRAARREGRIPTQSEIDEALLSTGVAKIEFDAGARTIRFPRAGFAFDLGAIGKGHGVDRAAESLRGAGLTDFLVHGGFSSVYGAGDHLGQGGWPVALKNPLFLEGSYATVLLNDAGLGTSGSNVQYFRHEGRRFGHILDPRTGWPAEGLLSVTVLAASTADADAISTALFVMGREAAIEWCQAHPEVGALLVPPPSSSGELLPVVCNLPRDLVFLAEDVASEDA; translated from the coding sequence ATGTCGACCCCTTCCCCCTCCCGTCGTGATTTTCTGTCTGGACGCTCGGCCCGTCGCGTGGTCGAGGCGGCGGGGGACGTGATTGCGGACCGTATCACGGAAGAGAAGCGGGTTCCGATGGCCGGGGACACGATCCGGCTCGAGACGCAGGCGATGGCCTGCCCGTGGAACGTGATCATGAATCCCGGTCCGCCGGACCAGGTGATGAAGGCGTCCGATGCGTTCGAGGTGGTCCACGACGTCGAGTCGCAGCTGACGGTCTACCGGGCGGAAAGTGAAATCTCGCAGGTCAACTTTCACGCGGCGGAGGGGCCGGTGGAGGTGTCGCAGGAACTCTTTGATTTCCTCGACCGCGCCCGGAAGTTGAGCTTGGAGACGAATGGCGCGTTTGACCCGGCCACGGGGGCGCTGCTGCGAACATGGCGGGCCGCGCGCCGTGAGGGACGAATTCCGACGCAGTCGGAAATCGACGAGGCGCTGCTTTCGACGGGGGTGGCGAAGATCGAGTTCGATGCGGGGGCGAGGACGATCCGTTTTCCGCGTGCGGGATTCGCGTTCGACCTGGGGGCGATCGGCAAGGGGCACGGAGTCGACCGGGCGGCGGAGTCGCTTCGCGGAGCGGGACTGACCGATTTTCTCGTGCATGGCGGGTTCAGCAGCGTGTACGGGGCGGGGGACCATCTGGGCCAGGGGGGCTGGCCCGTGGCGCTCAAGAATCCACTGTTTCTCGAGGGCTCCTACGCCACAGTGCTGCTGAACGACGCAGGGTTGGGGACAAGCGGCTCGAACGTGCAGTACTTCCGGCACGAGGGACGCCGATTTGGTCACATCCTCGATCCCCGGACGGGTTGGCCGGCGGAAGGTCTTCTGTCAGTGACAGTTCTGGCGGCCAGCACGGCCGATGCGGACGCGATTTCGACTGCTCTCTTCGTGATGGGGAGGGAAGCCGCCATCGAGTGGTGCCAGGCACATCCGGAGGTAGGGGCGCTGCTGGTACCTCCTCCGTCTTCCTCGGGAGAACTCCTGCCCGTGGTGTGCAACCTGCCGCGGGACCTCGTGTTCCTTGCGGAGGACGTCGCGAGCGAGGATGCTTGA
- a CDS encoding polysaccharide biosynthesis tyrosine autokinase: MNEVEPVNMPQNARSSESVEFAPLGVVSGNKGRSIDIARFALSLWKPMVLGLVAGCLMGLGAYSYLGPTFEANTQVKVSQKASLPSSDQARRYGDRGEHVYLIKSDAICQRALDEFGLNKLPAFEGADDAAKEISERLTVKRTSGQDSSFDNLIDITYLYPDPNVAKAVVEAIVKAYDAYLKANLETNSAELFTNLTRQLKDAEQTIRDLDKEYHDWRNNAPFFLSTPVIVTAQGTAMPGQSPYMVELDRINTAVRDNMLKRTAVEAKLKTLKDMLARNEPREAIQMRVLWSLSTGTVAAGGAEGGGGGGGGGGSILASPPGKAELDSQLLAARLLEHRLLYVLGPNHNDVVDVRRQIDAIVKMYAQNGFAPPVMETLNDEQKPAAVASADLASTYVDVLQDQLEELDSNSRLLEQEQKSSMERAKSGMLLEKDDRDWKERIADQKKFRDDLQMKLASFNQTRDQEGYRMEQIAQVRVGKSMKRFLKIVGACTLAGIAAVFGLAYFREWYDTSLRSLDEVSETAGTQLLGAVPTFKTTPEAERAARNSRLHPRLCYSHHPGSREAESFRTIRTALLFACQEHNVRLLQFSSAEPGDGKTTTISNLAIAIAQSGKKVLLIDADMRRPTVHDMFRLSQEAGLSDVLLSEIEWVNVIKTTPFATLSVMTAGLSPENPAELLSGSGFGALMRQVRDEYDIVLIDSPPVLAVTDPCVIAPQTDAMVLVVRMEKNKRASVTHTREQLDSYGVRLLGAIANDASHAAQRDGYHYNSYDVYYSAPAAPRKAEEPVTV; the protein is encoded by the coding sequence ATGAACGAGGTCGAGCCAGTGAATATGCCCCAGAATGCCCGTTCGTCGGAGTCCGTGGAGTTTGCTCCGCTGGGCGTCGTCAGCGGAAACAAGGGACGGTCGATCGACATTGCACGGTTCGCGCTGTCGCTGTGGAAGCCGATGGTCCTCGGGCTGGTCGCCGGCTGCCTCATGGGACTGGGCGCGTATTCCTACCTGGGCCCGACCTTTGAAGCGAATACGCAGGTCAAGGTGTCGCAGAAGGCCTCGTTGCCGAGTTCCGACCAGGCACGGCGTTATGGCGACCGCGGCGAGCATGTGTACCTCATCAAGAGTGACGCCATCTGCCAGCGGGCACTGGACGAGTTTGGCCTGAACAAACTTCCGGCCTTCGAGGGGGCCGATGACGCCGCGAAAGAGATCAGCGAGCGGCTGACGGTGAAACGGACGTCGGGACAGGATTCGTCGTTCGACAACCTGATCGACATCACCTACCTGTATCCGGATCCGAATGTTGCGAAGGCCGTCGTCGAGGCGATTGTCAAAGCGTACGACGCCTACTTGAAGGCCAATCTCGAGACGAACTCGGCCGAGCTGTTCACGAACCTGACGCGGCAGCTGAAGGATGCGGAGCAGACGATTCGCGACCTGGACAAGGAATACCACGACTGGCGGAACAACGCCCCGTTCTTCCTGTCGACGCCCGTGATCGTGACGGCCCAGGGAACCGCCATGCCGGGCCAGAGCCCGTACATGGTGGAGCTCGACCGGATCAACACGGCGGTCCGCGACAACATGCTGAAGCGGACGGCCGTGGAGGCGAAGCTGAAGACGCTGAAGGACATGCTGGCGCGGAATGAACCCCGGGAAGCAATCCAGATGCGGGTGCTGTGGTCGCTGTCGACGGGGACGGTGGCCGCCGGCGGAGCGGAAGGGGGCGGTGGAGGCGGCGGAGGGGGGGGCTCGATTCTTGCGTCCCCGCCCGGCAAGGCCGAACTCGATTCGCAGCTGCTGGCGGCGAGACTGCTCGAGCATCGACTGCTGTATGTACTCGGGCCGAACCACAACGACGTGGTGGACGTGCGCCGGCAGATCGATGCGATCGTGAAGATGTATGCCCAGAACGGCTTTGCACCGCCGGTGATGGAGACGTTGAACGACGAACAGAAACCGGCCGCGGTCGCTTCGGCAGACCTGGCTTCGACGTACGTGGATGTTCTCCAGGATCAACTCGAGGAACTGGACAGCAATTCGCGGCTGCTGGAACAGGAGCAGAAGAGCTCGATGGAGCGTGCGAAGAGCGGGATGCTGCTTGAGAAGGACGACCGTGACTGGAAAGAACGGATCGCCGACCAGAAGAAGTTCCGCGACGATCTGCAGATGAAGCTGGCGTCGTTCAACCAGACGCGGGACCAGGAAGGCTATCGGATGGAGCAGATCGCCCAGGTGCGCGTCGGGAAGTCGATGAAACGATTCCTGAAGATTGTCGGCGCCTGCACGCTCGCAGGGATCGCGGCGGTGTTCGGACTGGCCTACTTCCGCGAATGGTACGACACGTCGCTGCGGTCGCTGGATGAAGTGAGTGAAACGGCCGGCACGCAGCTGCTCGGAGCCGTTCCGACGTTCAAGACGACTCCCGAGGCTGAACGCGCGGCGCGGAACAGCAGGCTGCATCCGCGGTTGTGCTACTCGCACCATCCGGGGTCACGGGAGGCGGAATCGTTCCGCACGATCCGAACGGCCCTGCTCTTCGCCTGCCAGGAACACAACGTTCGCCTGCTGCAGTTTAGCAGTGCGGAACCGGGGGACGGGAAGACAACGACGATCTCGAATCTCGCGATTGCGATCGCCCAGTCGGGGAAGAAGGTCCTGCTGATTGATGCGGACATGCGGCGGCCGACGGTGCACGACATGTTCCGGCTGTCGCAGGAAGCGGGGCTTTCGGATGTGCTGCTGTCGGAGATCGAGTGGGTGAACGTCATCAAGACGACGCCGTTCGCGACCCTGTCCGTGATGACGGCCGGGCTGTCGCCGGAGAATCCGGCCGAGCTGCTTTCGGGCAGCGGATTCGGCGCCTTGATGCGACAGGTGCGGGATGAATACGACATCGTGCTGATTGATTCGCCGCCGGTGCTGGCGGTGACGGACCCGTGCGTGATCGCTCCGCAGACGGACGCGATGGTGCTGGTGGTCCGGATGGAGAAGAACAAGCGGGCCTCGGTCACGCATACCCGGGAGCAACTCGACTCCTACGGAGTCCGGCTGCTGGGAGCGATTGCCAACGACGCCAGCCACGCGGCCCAGCGAGATGGTTATCACTACAACAGTTACGACGTGTACTACAGCGCGCCGGCGGCTCCGCGGAAGGCGGAAGAGCCGGTAACGGTGTAA
- a CDS encoding alkaline phosphatase family protein, with translation MLPLNSRLLLLVAILMPAMARAAETKHVLVIGIDGCRPDALAVADTPHLDALIQNGTYFEGTDIVSPDRKNPANTVSGPGWSNLLCGVWPDKHGVLDNKFTEPKYDQFPHFFVRLKEARPDARTVSFSDWKPIRDHITRGGDVVLDFSPPADVKGPSGYETGDAASTAACVELLGKEAPTAVVLYLGQVDENGHAHGFHPSVVQYRDAIERVDGHIGQALAAIRRRPNAKNEDWLVIVCTDHGGTGTDHGNGHKNFDIRRTFMIVSGKGAKQGRSTDPTYQVDVAPTAFKHLGVDSRPEWALDGKAVGLNE, from the coding sequence ATGCTGCCACTGAACTCCCGACTGCTTCTTCTTGTCGCGATTCTCATGCCCGCGATGGCGCGGGCGGCCGAGACCAAGCATGTGCTGGTCATCGGGATCGACGGCTGCCGGCCTGATGCGCTGGCCGTGGCCGACACGCCGCACCTCGATGCACTGATCCAGAACGGGACTTACTTCGAAGGGACCGACATCGTGTCGCCCGATCGAAAGAATCCGGCGAACACAGTCAGCGGGCCGGGGTGGTCGAACCTTCTCTGCGGTGTCTGGCCCGATAAACACGGCGTGCTCGACAACAAGTTCACAGAGCCGAAGTACGACCAGTTTCCGCACTTTTTCGTGCGTCTGAAGGAAGCCCGGCCGGATGCCAGGACGGTCTCGTTCAGCGACTGGAAGCCGATTCGCGATCACATCACACGCGGGGGGGACGTCGTTCTCGATTTCTCACCGCCAGCGGACGTCAAAGGCCCGAGCGGCTATGAAACGGGGGATGCCGCATCGACGGCCGCCTGTGTGGAACTTCTGGGGAAGGAAGCTCCGACGGCGGTCGTGCTTTACCTGGGGCAGGTCGATGAAAACGGACATGCCCACGGATTTCATCCTTCGGTCGTCCAGTACCGCGATGCGATCGAGCGTGTCGACGGGCACATCGGACAGGCTCTCGCCGCGATCCGCCGCCGACCGAACGCGAAGAACGAGGACTGGCTGGTGATCGTCTGCACCGATCACGGCGGGACTGGGACCGACCACGGAAACGGGCACAAGAACTTCGATATCCGCCGGACCTTCATGATCGTCAGCGGGAAGGGCGCGAAGCAGGGGCGCAGCACGGACCCGACTTATCAGGTCGACGTGGCGCCGACGGCCTTCAAGCACCTGGGAGTCGATTCCAGGCCGGAGTGGGCGCTCGACGGCAAGGCTGTGGGCCTGAACGAGTAG